Sequence from the Aquimarina sp. Aq107 genome:
GTAGGCTCAATACTTAATACTCCGGGAGTACCACTATCTAGACAAGATTGGTATAAAACTATTAAAAATTTTCAAGATGAAGCGGCTAAAACTCCTAGGCAGATTCCTATTATTTATGGTATTGATGCAATTCACGGAGTAAATTATACTATCGGAGCAACATTGTTTCCGCAACAGATAGGATTGGCAGCAACATTTAATAAAGATTTGGTAAAAGAAGCGGCAAAAATTTCTGCATATGAAACTAGAGCGTCTTCAATACCTTGGAATTTCTCTCCTGTTTTAGGGTTGGGAAGAAATCCGTTGTGGCCTAGGTTGTGGGAAACGTTTGGAGAAGATGTTTATTTAGGGAAAACAATGGGTGTTGCCATGGTAGAAGGTTATCAAGGAACTCTTGGGGATCCGAATACGGTTGCCTCTTGTATGAAACATTATCTAGGATATAGTGTTCCACTTTCTGGTAAAGATCGAACACCAGCTTGGATACCTGAAAGAGAACTAAGACAGTATTTTTTACCTGCGTTTAAAGAAGCTGTAGATGCTGGATCGGTAACGTTGATGATCAATTCTGGAGAAATTAATGGAGTTCCAGTACACGCTAGTAAATTTTTATTGACTGATGTGCTTAGAGGCGAATTAGGTTTTCAGGGTATTGCTGTTACAGATTGGGCGGATATTAACTATCTACATACTAGACATAAAGTTGCAGAGACGATTAAAGACGCTATTAAGATCTCAGTTAATGCAGGAATAGATATGAGTATGGTTCCACATGATTTTGAGTTTTCAGAATTGTTAGTCGAATTAGTGAAAGAAGGAAGTGTTTCTGAAGGAAGAATTAACGATGCTGTTTCCAGGATATTAAAAGTTAAAATGCAATTAGGGTTGTTTGAAAACCCTGTTACGGACCCAAAAAAATATCCTGATTTTGGATCTGATAAGTTTGCTGAGGTTAGTAAAAAAGCAGCTTTAGAATCTTTTACATTGTTAAAAAACAACAATAATATTTTACCTATAGCAGGAAAATCTAAAATATTAGTTACCGGGCCAACTGCAAATACGATGAGATCGCTTAATGGTGGATGGTCTTATAATTGGCAAGGTAGTGAAGCTGATAATTATGCAAAAGATAAAAACACCATTGCTGATGCTTTTACAAAATCAGGTAATGCTACATTTACGCAAGGAGTATCTTTTGAAGGAAAAAACAACATTAATGAAGCTGTGAAAGCAGCAAAACAAAGTGATGTGATATTATTGTGTTTAGGTGAGAATTCTTATACAGAAACTCCAGGAAATATAAATTCAATACTATTGCCAAAGGATCAAGTAGAGTTAACCAAAGCATTAGCTAAAACCGGAAAAAAGATAATACTTGTTTTATTAGAAGGAAGACCGATTATTTTTAATGAAATAGAACCTCTAGTAGATGCGGTTTATATGGGGTATTTACCAGGAAACTATGGAGCTGATGCTTTAGTAGATTTGTTGTTTGGTTTAGAAAATCCATCTGGTAGATTGCCAATAAATTATCCTAAACATCCTCATGCTTTTGTGAATTATAATCATAAACATTCTGATAACATTGCTGTATCTAATTATTATGAATCGGATTATGATCAGCAGTATGAGTTTGGTGATGGATTGTCTTACACTAGTTTTAAGTATAGTGATTTGTCATTAAGTTCTACTCAAATGACGCAAGACGGATCAATTAAAGTATCTGTAAAAGTTACTAATACTGGAAATAGAAAAGGAAAAGAAGCTGTGCTTTTGTTTGTTAGTGATCTCTACGCTAGTATTACACCAGAGGTTCGTGCCTTAAAAGGATATGAAAAAATAGATTTAAACAAAGGAGAGTCAAAAGAAGTTTCTTTTACAATAACAAAAGACGAATTGTCTTTTGTAAACGAAAGTTTGGAAACAATTGCTGAATCGGGGGAATTTGAAATTAGTATTGGAGATTTAAAGAAAAAATTTGAGCTTAAATAATTATCAAGATTTAATATTTGCATTTTGTTTAAAATGAATATTGATAGCTTATTAATATTTTACAAACCTATAGTTTGTGTAATGTGTTAAGATTTTAATGGTATATTTGATAAGCTTACTGATGTAAAAACTTGTCTAATGTGTCGTATTTCTATTATATTTTACTTTTTAGTTGTTTCGGGTTTTTCCCAGTCTATAAGCGATAAAACACTTCCTAAAATAACGCACTATGATACTAAGAATATGGGTTTTAATGCTCAATCTTGGGATGTTAAACAGGATGAAAATGGTTTAGTTTATATAGCTAATGGGAATGAAGTGTTGGTGTTTGATGGAACCGATTGGACATCAGTAGCTACAAATCCTGAAATGGTAAATAGAAGTTTATTTGTTAAGAATAAAGACACTATTTATTTTGGTGCAGATGGACATCATGGTATGTTAATTAATAATGGTTATGAAGATTATAAGATTCAACCATTAAGAAATAACAAAAAAGATGTTGCTGCAGATATTGAAGAGTATTGGAGAACTCATTTCATTAATAAAGAGATTGTTTTTCAAACTTTCAGGAATTTGTATGTTAATCAAGGGAATATTATTACGAAAATCCCAGCTCCATATCGATTTAAGTGGAGTTACAATATAGATAATCAGATATATGTTAATGATCTTAAATATGGTATTTTTCGGTTAGAAGAAACCAATTTGATTCCTGTAGTAAGTGATCCTGATATAAATGAGAATATTATAGGAGTTACAAAGGTTAATCAAGATTTAATTATTATAACAGATACAAAGGGACTTTTTAAACTTCAGGGAGATCAATTGATACCTATTAGTTTTTCTGATTCTAATGATATTCAAAAAGCTCAGATATTTTCTTTTCTTAAACTTAAGGATAATAGAATTGCATTGGGAACGGTTTCTAACGGACTGTATTTGTTAGATTTAAATTCTGGAGAAACTCACAACATTAATAAAAGAAATGGGTTGCAAAACAACACAATTCTTTCTATTTACCAGGATTATGAAGATAATCTTTGGTTAGCCTTAGATTATGGAGTGGATTATGTAGAGTTAAATTCTCCACTTACGTATTACTACGATTATTATGGAGAGCTTGGGACTACGTATGCCGTGGTAAAAGAGGGAGGATTGTCTTATCTAGGAACTAATCAAGGTTTGTATGTTGGAAATAAGATAAGTTCTAATACTAACGATGAACTGGAATTGTTACTTAATGGCCAAGTTTGGAATATAGAAAAGGTTGATGATAAAATATATGTAGGTCATGACAAAGGTGCTTATTCGTTAGAAGGGAAGGTTCTGACAAGAATGGGAGAAGATTTAGGAGCATGGAATTTTAGAAAATTTAAGATTTCGGGACAAGAAGAAGTCTTAATATCTGGAAATTATAACGGAGTTTCTTTGTATCAAAAAAAAGATGGAGAATGGGAAGGTTATAAATTAGCTGGATTCGAAAAGTCAGGGCGTTATCTAGAAGTAGATGAAAACAATAATATCTGGGTAGCATTAGGAAGTAATGGTGTTTTCAAGTTTAGTTTGGATTATGAAAATAAGCAATTAAAAAAGCTTGGTTTTTATCCCATAAATGATTTTGATGGAAATAGATTATCACTTTCTAAAGTAGAAAATAAGATTGTAATTACATCTAATTTTTATTCTTATACTTATTCAGAAAACACTAATAACTTCAAGAAATCCGAGATAGGAGTTGATAGAGGATATGCACCTCGTATTTATAAAAAAGGAGATGAAATTTGGTATTTAGATAATGATAAAGTCGTTGTAGAGGATTCGCAGGGATTAACGGTGCTCCACGAATTAGAAGATCAACTTGTTCCAGATGTAGTTAATGTTTTTTCCTTAAGTAATGCTCATAAGGTTATACCTGTGTTTAATGGTTTTGCCATGTATTCTAAGAATAAAAAAACGATTAAAGAGGGTATTAAAAGTGAAATTTTAATCAGAAATTTTGTTTCTGTTAATAGTGGTAAGTCATATAATTTTGATGATAAAATACCCTTTTCTGATAATGATCTTAAAATTAATTATGCATTACCTATTTATGGTCAAGAAATCGAATATCAAACTCGTTTAAATGATAACGAATGGAGTGAAAATACCACTGCAACTGAAAAAACACTGTTTAACCTTAAAGAAGGAGATTACACTTTTAAAATTAGAGCTAAATATAATGGAGACTATAGAGAGAGTAATTTTAGTTTCACCATAAAGCCACCTATTTATAGAACAAATTGGGCATATCTGTTATATCTATTGTTGTTTTTATTACTAGTTATTTCGGTTATAGGAATTAATCGATATAAAATGAAAAAACAAGAGCGAATTCTGTTAGAAGAAAAAGCCAGAAAACTTAAAAAACAAGAAGAAGAACATCGCGCTCAGAAATTAGAACAAGAACATAAGATTATTGAATTGAATAATTCTAAACTTCAAGATGAGATAAAAGCTAAGAGCAGAGAGTTAACTCAAATAGCATATGTTAACCTTAATAAAAATAAAATTTTAAAGAAAATAAAAGACAAAATTGTTAAGGTACAAAATGCTTCTGATCAAAAACTTCCAACCAATAGCTATAATGAATTGGTTAGGCTAGTGGACTATTACATTACAGATAAAGAAAGTAAGCTGTTCGAGATTAATTTTGATAAATCACATCAAGAATTTTACGAAAAACTTTCGAAAAATTACCCTAATCTTACTTCCAAGGATTTAAGGTTATGTGCATACTTAAAAATGAACCTTTCTTCAAAAGAAATTGCACCGTTATTAGGAATTAGTTCACAAAGTGTCGATGTAAGCAGGCATAGATTAAGAAAAAAGCTTAATTTAGGCTCCAAAGATAATTTGACTAATATCCTTATAAGTCTTAAGTAAGGATTTCTAATCATTAAGGTCATGAGAAAAAAGGTTACCCTAAAACAGCTGGCAAAGGAATTGAATTTGTCTATTTCTACAGTATCTAAGTCATTAAAAAATGATTCAGAAATAAGTCAGAAAACCATCAATAGAGTTCATGAACTTGCTAATTTTTATAATTATAAGCCTAATGCGCTGGCAGTAAGCCTAAAAAGTAATAAAACCAATACAATAGGTGTTCTGTTGCCAGAGATTCTTAATCATTTCTATGCTAAGGTGTTATTTGGTATTGAACAGGAGGCGTCTAAAAATGGATATAAAATAGTTACCTGCATAACTAATGAATCTTATGAAAAAGAGGTTGAATATGTAGAAATGCTTAATTATAGTAGTGTTGATGGCTTTATCTTAGCGTTAAGTAAGGAGACGCAAATGCTTAATAAATTTGATCATTTCAAAGATTTGAAAAGAGATAATGTACCATTAATCATGTTTGATCGGGTAAGTGGTGAAGTGGATTGTGATAAAGTGATTGTTGATGATAAGCATGCATCAAAAACTGCGATTAAACATTTGATAAAAACAGGATGTAAAAATATAGCCGTAATATCAACTATTTTTGATCTTAGTGTTGGTAGACTAAGGTTAGAAGGTGCTCGAGAAGAAGTTTCGGCAAATGATGGAGTTACTTTAATAGAGCTGCCAGTAAAAAATATTGAAACAGAAGAGAAAGAGATAGAATCTTTTATTAAAAATAATAAAATAGATGCAGTACTTGGATTGGATGAGACTGCTGCTGCCGTTGCAATAAATATGTCCAATAAGTTAGGGTATAAGATACCGGATGAAATCTCTGTAATTGGTTTTACAGATGGTATATTGTCTAAGCATTCATATCCTAAATTAACTACAGTTTCTCAACACGCTGAAGAGTTAGGGACAAAAGCAGCAAAAATGCTGCTTGATAGAATATCAGACACCTCAGAAAATAATTATAAATCCAATACAGAGATTGTTAATACCTCATTAATACTTAGGGACTCCACCAATTAGTGTTACTCAATTATAAATGTTTTCTTTTCTGGGCCAACTCCAGTAATAGTTAATTTTTTCCAAGCAGATGGTAATATTGGTTTTTTTTGGATAATTCCGTTATCTGTAAGATGAAGTCCTCCGAAACCGAAAATAACAGTTTGTAACATTCCTCCCGCTCCAGTTGCAAAATATGGATTGTTACTTGTAGCAGCTTCTGCTAATGCTCCAAAAGGAGGTCTTTTATTTGGTTCATAACTTCTTTTAAAAAGTCTGAACGCATTTTCTGCATCGCCTAAACGAGCATAAATAACAGCAAATACACTTTGAGCCATTGCAGGTCCTTCTTCTGCAAGTTTAGGTTCGTAATATGATAAATCTTTTAAAATTGTTTCCTTATCAGTAACGATGTCAAGAGGATACGATAAAAGATTAACATCTGCTTGTTTTATTCTATCTCCCGAATATGTGCTGTGTTCCTTGGTGGTTCCATCTTTAAACTTATGAATGATAATTTTATCTGCTACTTTATTCCAAGTTTTATTTGGAGTAACACCTATTTCAGTGGCTGCAAGCGAAGCATATTGTAGACAAGTAATTGCGGATCCATTGGTAAATGCATTGTCATCTACATTTGGGGCAAATTCGTTGGCGCCTACTACATTTTTGATAGAATAAGATCCATCAGAGTTTTTAGTTGATCTACTTACCCAGTAATCAGCTACTTCTTTTAATAAAGGATATCCTCGTTCTTTAAGCCATTTTTTATCTTTAGTTACTCGATAATAGTTCCAGAAGGCAATACCTACATCCGCCGTAATATGATGTTCAAAAGTTCCTGTTAATGCCCAAGCAGGAGTTGCTTCTTCTCCAGTATCATCACTTTCCCAAGGAAACATTGCTCCTTTGTATCCAAAATTAATTGCTTTTCTTTTTGCTACATCCAATCTATCGGACCTGTAATTTACTAGAGAACGAGCAATGTCCTGATTTAATACTAATAATGGTGGATACATCCATAATTCGGTATCCCAGAAAATATGGCCGTTATACCCTTGCGAACTTAACCCCATTGGTGCGATACTAAGGTTAGAATCACCTCTGGAGAATGCATATAAATGATACAAAGCTAACCTTACATCTAACTGAGACTGTAGATCTCCATCTATTATAATATCCCCTTTCCATAGGTCTTTCCATAAACTTTTGTGCTGATCTAATAGATCTTTTTGAGGTGTTAGTAGATTGAAGATCACAAAACGTTCGCTTTCATTTTGAGGATCAAAAAAATCTTGAGTTGAACATTGAGCGGCAGTCCAAGCAAATTTATACTGTTTTCCTTTAGTAATTTTTTTTTGAAAAGATAATCGATTATCATATTCCGAGATTTTAGTATGAGTCAATTCGGGACGCTGATCTTCTCTCCCAGAATTGACGTTATGCCATACAAAAGTAGCAGAGGTTCCGACAGTATGTTTACCTAATCTACTTTTGGCAACTGTTTGAAGAATTGGCATTGTTGTTTCAGCATCTTTTAATATTCTAAAGGTACTCAATGGAGTTTGATACTCTTTTGGTGTATTTATTTTGCCTACCACCTTAATGTCGATATTTTTTAAGGCTTTTATTTCGAAATCAATATATCCAGAGTAAGGGACATTTCTAAGAGCATATATGGTGTATGATACTTCTGCAATAGAATTATAATTAAACGAAGTTGTGAAGCTTGCTTCTTTCATATTTAGCGTCTGTTTCCAGCCACTAATATTATCGTTGTTCAATTTGGTGTTGTTTATGTATAGATCAAGGTTCCCGAAGTTCATTCCAGAAAGTATTCTGCTAACTCCAAGTGGAGATTCTTTGTCATAAACGTTGTTGAGAATAATCCTATCTATCTCTAATATATTAGAAGAAGGGAGAATTCCAATTCTCCCATTAGCTGTTACAATGCCAGTGTAATTTGCGTTTTCCTTGGTGGTTAATGTCCATCCCTCTTTTTGCGCATTAATAGGGTTAATAATAAAAAGAAGTAATAAAATTAAAATAAGTGAGTTCGATGAATTCTTAAACTGCATAATGCGATGATTTTAATAAATTGAGTTATAAGCGTTTTATAATAAATGGTTTACTCAATTTACTAAAGAAGATTTAAAAATTAAGATCAGATGTTTAAATACAATAATACAACCGCTTGTATTATTGTATTTTTTGAAAAACAGAAGATTTGTTTAAAATTCATCAATACTTTTAGTAGATTACTTTACTAGTTTTTTAGGTGCTTTCTCGCTCTGTTAATTTTGTTTCTAACTTAATTATTATTTTTTTATGATCGATGTCATCGGGTTCATTAAGTTGTTTGATTAAGAGTTCTGCTGCTTTTTGCCCCATTTCAAAACTAGGTTGAGATACACAGGTTAAAGTAGGAACAAATACTTCTCCTGGACCTAGATCACCAAAGCCGATCACTGCAACTTCATCCGGTATTTTTTTTCCAATCTTTAATAATGTCTTCATTGTTAAGAGCCCGTAGTTATCTGTGCAAGCAAAAACAGCATCTGGAGAGATTTTTAGACTACTAAAAAAATCAAGAATTTCTTTGTCTTCAAATTCCCTATCCAACGAATTACAATGTAATACTAATTCATCATATAATGGGATGTTGTAATTTTCCAATGCTGAAATATATCCTTTATATCTATCCTGAAATACTTTCTTTTGTTTAATACCTCCGATAAACGCAATTTTCTTGTTTCCTTTTTTGATAAGAAATTCTACAGCTTCATAAGAAGCTTTTTCATCATTTATCAAAACATGATCAGCTCCTGAGACTTCTTCTCTTATATTGTCAAATAATACAATTGGCATTCCTTTGTTAATCAGATCATTTAAATGTGCAACGTTTTCTGTTTCATGAGTTGGAGATAGAATAATCCCATCAACAAGACCTCTTTCAAATGAAATCAAGTTTTCTTTTTCGAATTTATAAGAATTTCTAGAAGAACTAATTAATATTTTATAATTATGATTTCTTGCATATTGATCAATTCCTCTACATACCTCAATAAAGAAGGGTTCGTCATATCTAGGAATTAGAACACCTATAATATTAGTTTTTCCAGAACTAAGACTTTTAGCAATTTGGTTGGGCATATATCCCATAACCTTTGCCATTTTAAACACTTTTTCTTGAGTACTTTTCTTTACCCTAGGATTTTGATCTAATGCACGTGATACAGTTGCAATAGAAATATTAAGTCTTCTTGCGATATCTTCAAGTTTTACTCTTCTTTTTTTAAAACCCATTAAAATTAGTATTAAAAAATTATCAATAAATCTTTAATTTGACTAAAAAAACAATAATACAAACGTTTGTATTGTATTAATAGAAGATTTATTTCTCTTGGGTGTTATTTGTTATGTAAATTGTAATAACGTTAAGCTTATAATCAATAGATGCGTTTAGATCTATTCAATAATAAGGTTATACTAAACTTTTCCCCCAAAATAAAGTGTTCAGACTTTTATGTGCGAACTACTTATGCTAATTTATAATAAATAATATTAAGGCGTACGTTTTTTAAGAAATTGAAATGTAGTTTGATAAGATGATTATGAGTAGTTTTCTTAGGATTGTATAGAAAATTATTAAGTATATGTCTATATAAAATCTATACTTAATCGATAGCTTTCTTTATTTTTTGTTTTTGTAGAGACATTATTTTTTTTATTTAAAACATTGATAAAGAACATGTTGAGTTGTTTTTGGCCTTGATTTTTATCCATTGTATAGGTAATGTAAAGATTTGGATGTTTGAAATTCTATACGAATAATGTTGTAGTTTTGGTAATCAAATGGTTTAATAAATATGAATATCGATATTTTTTAACTGTTTTTTTGTTGAATCTATTAATACGTTGTTTTTTCGACGACTTTTAGAGTATGAATTTCTAAATCCTTTATCGTAAGTAAGAGTAAAGATTGTTTAAAAATTAAAAGAATATTAAGTGAAGCTTACT
This genomic interval carries:
- a CDS encoding glycoside hydrolase family 3 N-terminal domain-containing protein, which translates into the protein MRKLYIIVLVLTVISCDSEVNKKKKESVIETPAMNTEIDNKVASLLSEMTLEEKVGQMTQITLDVVTKGDNQFSSAQPYELDSALVHKAIHTYKVGSILNTPGVPLSRQDWYKTIKNFQDEAAKTPRQIPIIYGIDAIHGVNYTIGATLFPQQIGLAATFNKDLVKEAAKISAYETRASSIPWNFSPVLGLGRNPLWPRLWETFGEDVYLGKTMGVAMVEGYQGTLGDPNTVASCMKHYLGYSVPLSGKDRTPAWIPERELRQYFLPAFKEAVDAGSVTLMINSGEINGVPVHASKFLLTDVLRGELGFQGIAVTDWADINYLHTRHKVAETIKDAIKISVNAGIDMSMVPHDFEFSELLVELVKEGSVSEGRINDAVSRILKVKMQLGLFENPVTDPKKYPDFGSDKFAEVSKKAALESFTLLKNNNNILPIAGKSKILVTGPTANTMRSLNGGWSYNWQGSEADNYAKDKNTIADAFTKSGNATFTQGVSFEGKNNINEAVKAAKQSDVILLCLGENSYTETPGNINSILLPKDQVELTKALAKTGKKIILVLLEGRPIIFNEIEPLVDAVYMGYLPGNYGADALVDLLFGLENPSGRLPINYPKHPHAFVNYNHKHSDNIAVSNYYESDYDQQYEFGDGLSYTSFKYSDLSLSSTQMTQDGSIKVSVKVTNTGNRKGKEAVLLFVSDLYASITPEVRALKGYEKIDLNKGESKEVSFTITKDELSFVNESLETIAESGEFEISIGDLKKKFELK
- a CDS encoding LuxR C-terminal-related transcriptional regulator, which encodes MCRISIIFYFLVVSGFSQSISDKTLPKITHYDTKNMGFNAQSWDVKQDENGLVYIANGNEVLVFDGTDWTSVATNPEMVNRSLFVKNKDTIYFGADGHHGMLINNGYEDYKIQPLRNNKKDVAADIEEYWRTHFINKEIVFQTFRNLYVNQGNIITKIPAPYRFKWSYNIDNQIYVNDLKYGIFRLEETNLIPVVSDPDINENIIGVTKVNQDLIIITDTKGLFKLQGDQLIPISFSDSNDIQKAQIFSFLKLKDNRIALGTVSNGLYLLDLNSGETHNINKRNGLQNNTILSIYQDYEDNLWLALDYGVDYVELNSPLTYYYDYYGELGTTYAVVKEGGLSYLGTNQGLYVGNKISSNTNDELELLLNGQVWNIEKVDDKIYVGHDKGAYSLEGKVLTRMGEDLGAWNFRKFKISGQEEVLISGNYNGVSLYQKKDGEWEGYKLAGFEKSGRYLEVDENNNIWVALGSNGVFKFSLDYENKQLKKLGFYPINDFDGNRLSLSKVENKIVITSNFYSYTYSENTNNFKKSEIGVDRGYAPRIYKKGDEIWYLDNDKVVVEDSQGLTVLHELEDQLVPDVVNVFSLSNAHKVIPVFNGFAMYSKNKKTIKEGIKSEILIRNFVSVNSGKSYNFDDKIPFSDNDLKINYALPIYGQEIEYQTRLNDNEWSENTTATEKTLFNLKEGDYTFKIRAKYNGDYRESNFSFTIKPPIYRTNWAYLLYLLLFLLLVISVIGINRYKMKKQERILLEEKARKLKKQEEEHRAQKLEQEHKIIELNNSKLQDEIKAKSRELTQIAYVNLNKNKILKKIKDKIVKVQNASDQKLPTNSYNELVRLVDYYITDKESKLFEINFDKSHQEFYEKLSKNYPNLTSKDLRLCAYLKMNLSSKEIAPLLGISSQSVDVSRHRLRKKLNLGSKDNLTNILISLK
- a CDS encoding LacI family DNA-binding transcriptional regulator, coding for MRKKVTLKQLAKELNLSISTVSKSLKNDSEISQKTINRVHELANFYNYKPNALAVSLKSNKTNTIGVLLPEILNHFYAKVLFGIEQEASKNGYKIVTCITNESYEKEVEYVEMLNYSSVDGFILALSKETQMLNKFDHFKDLKRDNVPLIMFDRVSGEVDCDKVIVDDKHASKTAIKHLIKTGCKNIAVISTIFDLSVGRLRLEGAREEVSANDGVTLIELPVKNIETEEKEIESFIKNNKIDAVLGLDETAAAVAINMSNKLGYKIPDEISVIGFTDGILSKHSYPKLTTVSQHAEELGTKAAKMLLDRISDTSENNYKSNTEIVNTSLILRDSTN
- a CDS encoding glycoside hydrolase family 65 protein, whose amino-acid sequence is MQFKNSSNSLILILLLLFIINPINAQKEGWTLTTKENANYTGIVTANGRIGILPSSNILEIDRIILNNVYDKESPLGVSRILSGMNFGNLDLYINNTKLNNDNISGWKQTLNMKEASFTTSFNYNSIAEVSYTIYALRNVPYSGYIDFEIKALKNIDIKVVGKINTPKEYQTPLSTFRILKDAETTMPILQTVAKSRLGKHTVGTSATFVWHNVNSGREDQRPELTHTKISEYDNRLSFQKKITKGKQYKFAWTAAQCSTQDFFDPQNESERFVIFNLLTPQKDLLDQHKSLWKDLWKGDIIIDGDLQSQLDVRLALYHLYAFSRGDSNLSIAPMGLSSQGYNGHIFWDTELWMYPPLLVLNQDIARSLVNYRSDRLDVAKRKAINFGYKGAMFPWESDDTGEEATPAWALTGTFEHHITADVGIAFWNYYRVTKDKKWLKERGYPLLKEVADYWVSRSTKNSDGSYSIKNVVGANEFAPNVDDNAFTNGSAITCLQYASLAATEIGVTPNKTWNKVADKIIIHKFKDGTTKEHSTYSGDRIKQADVNLLSYPLDIVTDKETILKDLSYYEPKLAEEGPAMAQSVFAVIYARLGDAENAFRLFKRSYEPNKRPPFGALAEAATSNNPYFATGAGGMLQTVIFGFGGLHLTDNGIIQKKPILPSAWKKLTITGVGPEKKTFIIE
- a CDS encoding LacI family DNA-binding transcriptional regulator, coding for MGFKKRRVKLEDIARRLNISIATVSRALDQNPRVKKSTQEKVFKMAKVMGYMPNQIAKSLSSGKTNIIGVLIPRYDEPFFIEVCRGIDQYARNHNYKILISSSRNSYKFEKENLISFERGLVDGIILSPTHETENVAHLNDLINKGMPIVLFDNIREEVSGADHVLINDEKASYEAVEFLIKKGNKKIAFIGGIKQKKVFQDRYKGYISALENYNIPLYDELVLHCNSLDREFEDKEILDFFSSLKISPDAVFACTDNYGLLTMKTLLKIGKKIPDEVAVIGFGDLGPGEVFVPTLTCVSQPSFEMGQKAAELLIKQLNEPDDIDHKKIIIKLETKLTEREST